Within Hydrogenophaga sp. PAMC20947, the genomic segment GGTGAGAAGATCGGTCTGGACTTCGACACCGGCGCGAAACTGGCCGGCGCACGCTTCACCTTCATGCGGGGCCCGATCGCGCGCCTGCACCGTGCGCTGGCCCAGTTCATGCTGGATGTACAGACCCAGGAGCATGGTTACACCGAGTGCTACACCCCCTATATCGTCAATGCTGAGACCCTGCGTGGAACGGGTCAGTTGCCCAAGTTTGAGGGCGATCTTTTTGCGGTGAAAAAGGGCGGGCAAGACGGTGAAGCCGTGCCCGACACCCAGGCGCTCTACCTCATTCCCACCAGCGAAGTCACCTTGACGAACTCGGTTCGCGACACCGTGCTGGCTGAAAGCGATCTGCCCATCCGTCTCACGGCCCACACGCCTTGTTTTCGGTCAGAGGCGGGCAGCGCCGGGCGCGACACGCGCGGGATGATCCGTCAGCACCAGTTTGACAAGGTCGAAATGGTACAAATCGTGCACCCAGACCAGAGCTACCAGGTACTGGAGGAGATGACCACCCATGCCGAGGCGGTGTTGCAAAAGCTGGGCTTGCCTTACCGGGTGATGAGCCTGTGCACGGGCGACATGGGCTTTGGCGCCACCAAGACCTACGATCTGGAGGTGTGGGTGCCGGCCCAGAGTACCTACCGCGAAATCAGCTCGGTGTCGAACTGTGAGGCCTTTCAGGCTCGCCGCCTGCAGGCCCGCTTCAAGAATGCCCAGGGCAAGAATGAGCTGGTGCATACCCTCAATGGTTCAGGGCTGGCTGTGGGGCGTGCCTTGGTGGCCGTGCTGGAGAACTGCCAGAATGCCGATGGCAGCGTCACAGTGCCCGAAGCCTTGCGCCCCTATATCGGAGGCCTGGAGCGCCTGGGCGCAGCCTGATCGCTGGCCTGCATAAGGTTTCACCAGAGAAAAGCCCTGCAGTGCAGGGCTTTTTGCTTTTTTGCTGCGCGGGGTCTGGCGGTCTTGCATCGGCCGCACAAACAAAAACGCCCACTGGTCAGTGGGCGCCGTTGTCAGAACGATGGGTTCTGGAGGAGAGGGAGGGATTCGAACCCTCGGTACCTTGCGGTACGCCTGATTTCGAGTCAGGTACATTCGACCACTCTGCCACCTCTCCGTGTCGAAGCCTCATATTCTAGCAGGAGCTGAGTGCGGTTTTTTTGTGGGTTCGACAAAAAAGACAGTGCGACAATGAAAGACTTGTTGCCCATCACCGCCTATGCTTGTTGATACCCAACCCGCTACCCATCAACACTTGAGTGCCTCGCCTGAGGTGCGGGATGAGTGGGTGACTTCCCAATTGATCGGCGTCTTGATGGGGCAGGCCATGCCCTCGTTGATCGCGTCGATATTGGCATTGCCGGTTGTCGGCTACTTGATGGTCGGAGAGGTGCAGCCGGCGGCGGTGGGGGGGTGGGCCATCGCAATGCTGGTGATCTTGTTGTACCGCTATCACAAGATTGGCCTGTACCGAACGCGTTACGACAGTGTCGAAGGCCCCATGCGCACCGAATTCATGCGCCACTACGCATGGGCATGGGGTTTTGCTGGGTTTTTATGGGGCTCGACGGTCGCCATGACCTATCTGCAGACCGATTTGTTGACGCAGTTTGTGGTCGGCATTGTGGTGGTCGGCAATGGTTTCATATGCCTTGCATCGTTCAGTTCATTTTTGCCAGTTTTCCGGATCTACACCCGCGGCATGATGATTTCGGTGTTGTTAGGCCTTTGTGTGCCCATGTTGTTTCAACCACTGACCACCGAGATCGTGAAGGTGACCCTATCGCTGGCGCTGCTGGCCTTGATTTTCTGGTGGCTCCTGACCACGGCAGGCAAGCGACTGAACCAGGTCCATCGTGCCAGCCTGGAGCTGCAGTTTTCAAACCAGGAGCTGATCGACTCGCTGACCCAGCAGACCCGTGCTTCGATCCGGGCGGTGGCGACCAAGAACCGTTTTCTGGCGTCGGCCGCACACGATCTGCGCCAGCCCGTGCATGCCCTGAGTCTGTACGCCGACTGGCTCGCAACCGAGCCCGAGATGGCGCGCGATATCGCGCCGCGCATATTGCAGTCCACCCGCGCCATCAATGAGCTCTTTGATTCCCTGTTTGACCTGACGCGCATCGATGCGGGCAACTACAAGGTGCGTCTGCAAAACGTAGACGTTGCACAGCTGTTCAAAGACCTGGTGACGCAGTTTGAACCGGTTGCATCTGGCAAGTCATTGCGCCTCAGAACCTACGCCAAGCCGCGCACGGTGTGGGCCGATCCTGTGGTGCTTCGACGCATTCTGGGCAACCTCTTGTCCAATGCCCTGCGGCACACCAGCCAGGGCGGTGTGCTGATGTCCTTGCGCGAGCGCGAGGGGATGCTGGTGTTCGAAGTGTGGGACACGGGTGTGGGCATCGCCCATGAGCACCAGATGTCGATTTTCCAAGAATTTTTCCGGGTGGCCCAGCACCAGGGCACGGAAGACAGCCTGGGCCTTGGGCTGACCATTGTGTCCAAGCTGACGACACTCATGGGCTATCAGCTGGCCCTGTCATCCGAAGAGGGCAAGGGCAGCGTATTCCGGGTGTTGCTGCCAGCATTTACCCAGACATCGGTCGAAGCTTCCCCGCTGATGCCAGAGGTGGTGTTGAACTCAGAGTTCACGCCTTTGCTTTGATCTGAACCGGTTGAGAGGGTTCGGGCCCCGCCTAGGCGCCTGGCGGGGGCAAGCTGGCGCTTTGGGCCAGCCCCCCCCTTCCGGTCTATAACTCAGAGGTCAAGCAGGCCAGCCGTGCGGGCCAGGTGGCTCGCTTGCGAGCGGCTCTTGACGTTGAGGCGGCGGAACAGGCGCCACAGGTGCACCTTGACCGTATGCTCGCTGATTTGCAGTTGTTCGGCGATGTCTCGGTTGGACAGGCCCCGATCCAGCATGACCAGCAGTTGTTTCTGGCGCTTGGAGAGTTTTTCGGGAATGATGGGTGCGTTTTCGTCTTCCACCTCATCGGCCAGAAACTCACGCAGTACCTTGCCGATCTGTGCCGCACCAGCCGATTTTTCGACATAGGCATCGGCGCCCGCTTCGCGGGCCAAGTCTTCGTAGTCAGAAGCGGGTGACGCTGACAACACGATCAGCGATGTGTCGGGCAGCATCTGGCGAATTTCGCGCACACCAGAGACGCCGTGGGTGTCGGGCAACTTCAGGTCAAGGCAAACCAGCTCGGGCTCGCCATGTTCGGCAATGGCCTTGCTGACCGTGGCCAACCTTTCGAGCTCGATCACTTGGGTCGAGGAACGGAGGCGGCGCAACAGCATGACGACTGCTTCGCGCATCAGCGGGTGGTCGTCAATAACAAAAATACTCATGGCAAGGGCGGTGTGATGTGAAATTCAATGTGACAGCATATCGGGAATGCTTGCATTTGGCGATCAAAAAAGAGGCCAGATGCATGCCTTGATTCTATTTACCCTGTGCCGAATTCGGTCAAACAAGGCTTTGGTACGCTTCAAAAGCACCTGCAAGGGGTCTTTAGACCCTGTCTCCGGTTACCGGGTTCATTTTTCCTGGCCTTGATTCTCTGTCAGGGTCTTGAGTGCGGGGATCAGTTGCTCGTCGGGGGCCTGGAATGCCAGCTGGACCGTCAAAGATGGCAGGGCTTGTGCCCCCATTCGCTGGAGCAGGCCAATGGCCTGACCCGCTTCTTTGGGTGAGGTGTAGCCCAGACTTTGCAGCAGCAGCTGCCCTTTGGCGTCCACCAGCTTGAAGTGAAACTGCCCGTCTTTCTCCCGGTACTGTTTGAAAGCCGCACCCGCCGAAGGCTTGCTGCCTTTGTTGGAGGCAGCCGTCGTCTGGGTGTCCAGTGAGCGCAGGCCCACGGCGTGGCGCACTCGGGCGGTGAACGGCGTGGCGACGGAGCGAGCTTTCTCGGCGCCAGTTTTGAGTGTGCGCTCAATCTGGGCCGGATCACGCATCAATTCTTCATAGACCGATCGCATGGGTGAAATTTCCGCGTCCAGGCGTTCAAAAAGCTGCTCCTTTGCCTGACCCCAGGCGATGCCGGCTTCGTACTGCTGGGCAAAGGCCTGCGTTTCGTCCGCCGAGGCAAATGCCTGGTAAAGCTGAAACACAGCGGATCCGTCGGTGGTCTTGGGCTCACCGGGGGCTTTGGAGTCGGTCACGATGCCCATGATCAGCTTGCGAAGCTGTTCGCTGGGCACGAACAGAGGGATGGTGTTGTCGTAGCTCTTGCTCATCTTGCGACCGTCCAGGCCTGGTAGCAGGGCCACGTTGTCTTCGATGGCCGCTTCTGGCAGGGTGAAATGCTCGCCGTAGAGGTGGTTGTAGCTGGCCGCGATGTCCCGGGCCATCTCGATGTGTTGAACCTGGTCTCGCCCCACGGGCACGCTGTGGGCGTTGAACATGAGGATGTCGGCGGCCATCAACACGGGGTACATGAACAGCCCTGCGGTCACCCCACTGTCGGGCTCGTCGCCGCTGGCCTGGTTTTTGTCAACCGACGCTTTGTAGGCATGGGCCCGATTGAGCAGGCCTTTGCCCGTCACGCAGGTCAGGATCCACATCAGCTCGGAAATTTCGGGAATGTCCGACTGGCGGTAAAAAGTGACTTTTTCGGGGTCCAGTCCGCAGGCCAGCCAGGTGGCGGCGATTTCCAGCGTGGAGCGCTGAACCCTTGCAGGGTCACCGGTTTTGATCAAGGCATGGTAGTCGGCCAGAAAGTAAAAACTCTCGACTTCGGCGAGGCGGCTGGCCCGCACGGTGGGCCGCACGGCGCCCACGTAGTTGCCCAGATGGGGTGTGCCCGAGGTGGTGATGCCGGTGAGGACGCGTTGTGTGCTCATGAAACAGGTCGGAAAAATTAGAAGAGCAGGGCGCGCAGAGGCGTCAGGACCCATTCGATGGTCTGATTGGTCAAGACCATGAGAGGGCGGAGCCAGAGGTTGCCCACCACGCCTGAAATCACCAGAGCCATCACGATGAAAAAGCCCCAGGGTTCGATACGCGAAACGGTGTGCGCCAGATGGTTGGGCAGAAGGCCCACCAGAATTCTGCCGCCGTCGAGCGGGGGCAGTGGGAAAAGGTTGAAGGCAAACATCACGAGATTGACCAGCACGCCGCCTCGGCACATTTCGATGAAGAAACGCTCTTCAGCACCCGAAGCAACAATGAAGTACAACGCGATGGTCCAGAGCACCGCCTGCACCAGGTTGGCGCCAGGGCCGGCCAGGGCCACCCAGACCATGTCGCGCTTGGGGTTGCGCATCCGCCCGAAATTGACGGGAACCGGTTTGGCGTACCCGAAGAGAAAGGCGCCCGAGGTCGCAAAATACAGCAACAGAGGCATGGCGATGGTGCCCACCGGGTCGATGTGCTTGAGCGGATTGAGGGTGATGCGCCCCAGCATGTGGGCCGTGTTGTCGCCGAAGTGGCGCGCCGCATAACCATGCGCTGCTTCGTGCACCGTGATGGCGAAGAGCACGGGCAGAGCGTAGATGGCTACGGTCTGGATGATTTGGGCAATATCCATGGGGCGTCAGTCGGTCAAACCGTGTATTGTCCCAGAAGCGGCTGGGTCGCTCCGGGCGGGCGCCGGAGGTGGGCTCTGCTCAAAGGCCGAGCGGCTCCAGCGGGCCTTGACCGGCGCGCACCAGCTCCGGTTCACCACCGGCGCCCATGGGCGTGAGGTCAACCACCGTGGTCGGCATCAGCGAGCAAGCCCCTGCATCGATCACGGCAGCAATGTCGTGCTGGTATTGCTCGCGGATCGCCTGCGGGTCGTTCATGGGTTCGGTTTCGCCCGCCGGGATCAAGGTGGTGGCAAGCAAAGGGGCGTCCAGGAGTTCGAGCAGCGCCAGCAAGGTCGGGTGGTTGGGAACGCGAAGCCCGATGGTCTTGCGCGATGGGTGGCTGACCCGGCGTGGCACTTCTTTGCTGGCCTCCAGAATGAAGGTGTAGGGACCGGGCGTGGCGAGCTTGAGCAGCCGGTATTGGCGGTTGTCTACCTTGGCGTAGCTGGCCAGCTCGCTCAGGTCCCGGCAGAGCAGGGTGAGGTGGTGCTTGTCGTCGACCTGGCGGATGCGCCGCAGGCGGTCGGCCGCCGCTTTGTCATCGAGCTGGCAGACCAGCGCATAGCTCGAGTCGGTGGGCACCGCGAGCACGCCACCTCGCCCAATCAGCTGGGCGGCCTGTTTCAGCAGCCGCTGTTGTGGGTTGTCGGGGTGAACTTCAAAATACTGGGACATGCCCTCTATTGTGCTCGGTATCCCCGAACCCGTCAGAGCGCAGATGCGGTTGTTCAGGGCTCAGGGGGTTCGACAGGCAGGCGCTTCTCACGGGAGGTGAGCCAGCCGGCTGTGGCGCCGCAAACCACGATCAGGGCGATGCCGCTGAGCTCCATGCTGCCCGGGACGTAGTCAAACACCACCCACCCGCAGAACATGGCAAATCCGATCTGGCAGTAGAGGTACGGGGTGAGCGTGGAGGCGGGCGCTCTGGCAAACGCCAGGATCAGCAGAAAGTGGCCAACCGTTCCCATGAGGCCGATCAGGCACAAGACCGCAAGGTGGCCAGGTTCTGGCAGCGAGTCCCAGGCCCAGGGCAAGATGGCACTGGTCACCAGCGCCCCGACCCAGCCCGTGTAGAAGTGCATGGTGAGGGGGTCTTCGGTCTGGGCCATCTTGCTGGTGAGGATCTGGAACCAGGCGTAGGTAAACACCATGGCCATGGGCAACAAACTCGCCCAGCCTACGATGTCCTGCCCTGGCTGCACGATCAGCAATGCACCGAGAAAACCACCAGCGACCAGCGACCAGCGCCAGTTGGAGACCTTTTCCTTGAGGAACAGAGCGGCCAGCAGCGTCACAACCAGCGGTGCGGTCATCACAAAAGCGGTGAAGGCGCCCACGGGCATGAATTGCACACTCACGAACGACAAGGCGCTGACCGTGAGCAAAAGGCAGCCTCTCAGCAGCTGAAAACGGGGATGCTGGGTGGTGAGCAGACTTTTGCCACGCGTTGGCAGCACAAATGCCGTGACCGCCAGGGCTTGAAAAACATAGCGAAACCACACGGCCACCACGATCGGAACCCAGGCGCCCACGTATTTGACGCCGGTGTCGAGCACTGCAAAACAAGCAACGGCGAGCACCAAAAAGCCGATGCCCATAGCTGCCTGCGGGCTTGTACGCCCAGCAAGGGGCGCCATCAGTGAATGCGTGATTCGAGCAGTGACCATACCGGCGTGACACCGGTGGGCAGCAAGGGCAGCTTGCCCAGATCGGTGTGGCTCTCATCGGGGCTGTGAAAGTCGCTGCCGCGGGAACCAACGAGTTCAAATTCGCGGCAAAAATCGGCGTACTTGGCGTAGTCGGCCGGCCCATGCGCGCCGGTAACCACTTCGACCCCTTGGCCGCCGTGTGACTTGAATTCTGTGAACAAGGCGAATTCTTCGTTGGCGCTGAAGCGGTACCGGCCAGGGTGCGCGATCACGGCCACACCACCCGCCCCTGTGATCCAGCCCACAGCGTCTCGCAAATTCGCCCACCGGTGGGCCACAAAGCCGGGTTTGCCGTCGGCGAGGTACTTTCGAAACACAGCATTGGTGTCCGCACAGAATCCGGCTTCCACGATGTAGCGGGCAAAGTGGGTGCGTGAGATCAGTTCGGGGTTGCCCACGTACTTCATGGCGCCTTCAAAGGCACCATGAACGCCCACGCGCTCCAGCTCGGCACTCATTTGGCGTGCCCGTTCTTCGCGTCCGCCGCGCGTTGTGTACAGGCCTTTCACCAGCGCATCGTTGGTGTGGTCAAAACCCAGGCCGACGATGTGCACGGTTTCGCCGGCAAAGGTGACCGACACCTCTGTCCCCGTGAGGTATGGCAGCTCCAGTGCTTTCGCCGCTGCCAAGGCGCGCGCCTGGCCTCCCACTTCGTCGTGGTCGGTCAATGCCCAGAGTTCAACACCGTGGTTTTTGGCCCGCTGAGCCAGCAATTCGGGTGTGAGCGTACCGTCGGAGACGTTGGAGTGGCAGTGGAGATCTGCGTTGGAGGTGGAGGCTAGCATCGCTCCATTCTAGGAGCTTGGCGCCGCCGCCGCCGGGTGGTCAGAAAGCCACCGCACCAGGCGGTGGCTTTGACCGTGCAGGTCGATTTGCCCCTGCATGGACCAGGCACCGAGGCCCTATCCCGTGTTGCGCAGGCCTGCTGCGATGCCGTTGATGGAGATGTGAATGCCTCGGCGCACTTTTTCGTCGGTGTGGGCCTGGTGTTCATCGGCCCGGTAGCGGCGGATCAGTTCGACCTGCAGGTGGTGCAGCGGATCGATGTACGGGAAGCGGTGGCGAATCGAACGCTGCAGCGCCTCGTTGTTCACCAGGCGCTGTTTGGCGCCCGTGATCAGCGTGAGCGCTTCGGCGGTGCGGTGCCATTCGGATTCGATGGCTTCGAACACCTTGTTGCGCAGGCGTTTGTCGTCCACCAGATCGGCATAGCGCGATGCGAGTGCCAAATCGCTTTTGGCGATCACCATGTCCATGTTGGACAGCAAGGCGTTGAAGAACGGCCATTCGGCCAGCATTCTTTGCAGCAGGGCTTTTTGTTTCGCCACGCCTTTGGGGCCATGGAGTTGCAGAAATTTTTGCACCGCTGAACCAAAACCGTACCAGCCAGGCAAAGTCAAGCGGCATTGGCCCCAGCTGAAGCCCCAGGGAATCGCGCGCAAGTCTTCGATCTTCTGGCTGGCCTTGCGCGAAGCCGGGCGTGAGCCGATGTTGAGTTCGGCGATCTCGCGGATCGGTGTGGCAGAAAAGAAATAGTTGGTGAAACCAGGCGTTTCGTAGACCAGGGCCCTGTAAGCGGCCATGCTGGCCAGCGACAGCTCGTTGGCCGCAGCCAGGAAGTCCTCGGGTGCGTCTTGCGTGGTTTGCAGCAGCGTGGCTTCCAGCGTTGCCGCGACCAGGGTTTCCAGATTGCGACGCCCGATCTCGGGGTTGGCGTATTTGGAACCGATCACTTCGCCTTGCTCGGTCAGGCGTATCTGGCCGCGCACGGTGCCCGGTGGCTGGGCCAGGATGGCTTGGTAGGCTGGGCCGCCACCTCGGCCCACGGTCCCGCCCCGGCCGTGGAACATGCGCAGCTGGATCGGTTTTTTGGCTTTGCCGTTGAGGGCGTCAAACAGCGCCACCAAGGCTGTCTCGGCGCGGTACAGCTCCCAGTTGCTGGTGAAAATACCGCCATCTTTGTTGCTGTCGGAATAGCCGAGCATGATGTCTTGCTCGCAATAGCCGTCCCTGGCGCCGCGCTGCACCATGGCCTTGACACCAGGCAAGGCGTAGTAATCGCGCATGATGGGCGCCGCGTTGCGCAAGTCTTCGATGGTTTCGAACAGGGGCACAACGATCAGGTCGCACACCGCACCCTCGTTGAGCAAACCGTGCATCATGCCGCTCTCTTTTTGCAGGAGCATGACCTCCAGCAGATCGCTCACGGTCTCGGTGTGGCTGATGATGGCGTGCCGGATGGCATTGGCCCCAAAACGCTCGCGCCCGGCTCGGGCTGTGTCGAAGATGGCGAGCTCACTCAGGGTGTGATCCGAGTACTGTGCGCCGGGCAGGCGCAAGGGACGGGTGTCGTTGAGTTGGCGCAACAGCACCGCGCGTTTGGCTTCTTCGTCGAGGGCGCTGTAGTCGGCTTCGATGCGTGTGAAAGCCAGAAGCTCAGCCACCACTTCTTCGTGCTTGTCCGAGCTCTGGCGCAGGTCGACCGTGGCGAGGTGAAAACCGAAGACCTCGACCGCCCGCATCAGCGGGCGCAGGCGGGCCCGAGCGAGTGCCGAGCCGTGGTTGGCCACCAGAGAGGCCTCGATGGTCTGGAGGTCGGCGAGGAACTCACTGGCCTTTGCATAAGGCGCCTGAGGCGCCACGGCATGCCGCGCCGCTTCGCCACCGGTGAGGGTCTTCAGGGTGCCGGCCAGACGGGCGTACATACCTGTGAGCGCGCGGCGGTAGGGCTCGTCCTGGCGGTGGGCGTTGGTGTCGGGCGAGCTCTCGGCCAGTGCCTGCATCGCAGGGCTGACCTTGGCCAGCATGGCCGAGACCGAAAGTTCGGCGCCCAGCAAATGAACCTGGGTGAGGTGATGCCGCAGCGCCATCTCTGCCTGGCTGTCCAAGGCCAGTTCCAATGTGGGGGCGGTGACGTTGGGATTGCCGTCGCGGTCGCCGCCAATCCACTGGCCCATGCGAAGAAATGGCTCCACACGCTCTCCGAGCCCCTCTTCCAGATCCCGGTACAAACGGGGGATCTGGGTCAGGAAGGTGGACTGGTAGTAGCTCAGGGCATTTTCGATTTCGTCAGCCACGGTGAGTTTGGTGAAGCGCAGCAGACGGGTTTGCCAGAGCTGGGTCACGCGGGCGCGCAATTGCAGCTCGAACTCGGCGTGGTCGCGCGGCAGCACTTGTTCGCGCTCGCCAAGCAAGTGGGCAATGGCGCGCTCGGCGTCCAGAATGCTCTTTCGCTGGACTTCGGTGGGGTGGGCGGTGAGCACAGGCGAGACGTGGCTTTTTGCCAGGGTCTGCACGATTTTCTTCCGGGAAACGCCGCTTTGCTGCAGGCGCTGCAGCGTGAGCGCCAAGCTGCCTTGCTGCATCTGTCCGGCCCGTTCGTGAATGGCGCGGCGGCGGATGTGGTGGCGGTCTTCGGCCAGGTTGGCCAAGTGGCTGAAATAGGTGAACGCCCGGATCACACTCACGGTTTGATCGCTGCTAAGTTTCTTCAGCAATTTTTTCAGATCCCGATCGGCTTGGCGGTCGTCGTGCCGGCGAAACGCCACGGACAGCTGCCGGATCTGTTCGATGAGGTCGAACGCCGGCTTGCCTTCCTGCTCGCGAATCACGTCGCCCAGAATGCGTCCCAGCAACCGGATGTCTTCGACCAGAGGCAAGTCCTTGTCAGGCAAGGCGGCGGTACGAGCACGCGCGGCGCGCGCACTGGGTGCAGTGGTGGGGGCGGTAGGGCTCATGGAAGGGATGGTCTCCGAGGGAGTTGCTTCATTTTTGGGCAGCGGACATGCTAGCATCCCAGAGCATGGGTCAGTTACCAAACAGGTACCAAGACCGAGCCGTTCCGTCATGGGGCGTTGATATTTTTTTGATTTTTGCCTGTGTCTATTTCAAGCCCAACCGCCTCAAGCGTCTTTGTGTCGCTGTCCATCACCATCGCGACCCGCGAGAGCCGGCTTGCCCTGTGGCAAGCCGAGCACGTCAAAGCCCTGCTTGAAGGCCTGGGTCACCGGGTGAGTTTGTTGGGCATGACCACCAAAGGCGATCAGATTCTGGATCGAAGCCTCTCCAAGGTGGGTGGAAAGGGGCTCTTTGTGAAGGAGCTCGAAGTGGCTCTCGAAGAAGGGCGTGCCGATATCGCGGTCCATTCGCTCAAGGATGTCCCCATGGACCTGCCTGAGGGGTTTGCGCTCGCTTGTGTGATGGAGCGAGAAGACCCACGTGATGCCTGGGTGTCGCCAGGTTGTGCGACGCTGGCCGATTTGCCTTCCGGTGCTGTGGTGGGTACATCCAGCTTGCGGCGTCTGGTCTTGCTGCGCGCTGCGCTGGATCAACTGGGTCGGTCCGACGTGCGCATCGAACCTCTGCGCGGCAATCTGGATACCCGCTTGCGCAAGCTGGACGAAGGCGGCTACCACGCGATCGTGCTGGCAGCGGCCGGGCTCAAGCGGTTGGGACTGGAGAACCGCATCCGCGCAGTCTTTGAACCCGACCAGTCGTTGCCCGCAGCAGGTCAGGGGGCGCTCGGGATCGAGGTGCGAGCTGACCGCACCGATTTGATGGGGGCGCTGGCGCCTCTGATCCACTGGCCTAGCTGGTTCAGGGTGGCGGCCGAGCGCACGGTGTCTCGCGCCATGGGTGGGAGCTGTTCCATGCCGCTGGCGGCCTATTCGGACTGGGATGCGGTCAGCCCTGAGCAGCTGCGTCTGGACGCGGCCTGGGGAGACCCTGAAGGCCATGCACCGCTGGTGCGCGTGGGCGCTCAGGGTGAGGTGACTTCTCTCGAGCAAGCCGAGGCCCTGGGCATGCGGGTCACGCAAGCTTTGCAGGCTGCTGGTGCCCCCAGTCCCGCGCAGGGCTGAGAAGGGCGATGAGCGTCGTTTCGGAGATGACCCTTCCTCGTTTGCAGCGGCTGATGGTCACGCGGCCTGACGCTGATGCGTTGCTCTGGACCCGTTCGCTGATGGACCGGGGTTGGCCTGCGCTGGCCTTGCCTCTGATCGCCATTGGGCCACCCCGCTCGCCGGAAGTTCAGCGTGCCCTCAGCCGTGCGCGAGCCCAATGGCTGACTTGGAATGCGCTGATGTTTGTCAGCGGCGCCGCCGTGAAGCATTTTTTCTCCACTGAGGTGTCCGCGCCCGCCCCGGGGCAACTGGTGGAAACCCGTTTCTGGGCGCCTGGCCCCGGCACGGCTCGTTCGTTGGCTCAGGCGCTGGCATCGCACGGCGTTGAGCCGGCGCGCATGGATTCCCCGTCGGCCGATGCGCCACAATTTGACTCCGAGGCCTTGTGGCCCGTGGTTCGAGGCCAGCTTCGACCTGGCAGCCGGGTGTTGGTCGTGCGAGGCTCCTCTGATCCGCTTGAAGGAACCGCGCCCCGGCTTCAGGACACACCGGCACAGGCGGGACAAGGCCGGGACTGGCTGATGGGGCAGTGTGAGGCCGCAGGCGCCACGGTGGATGCCTGTGTGGCGTACGAACGCTGTTCCCCGACATGGTCTCCCGCCGAGCTCGCGCTGGCCGCTGCCGCTGCTGAACCCGGCAGTCTCTGGCTGTTCAGCAGTTCCGAAGCTTTGCAGCACCTGCAACAGGCACTCCCGAATGCCGACTGGTCCTCGTCCAGCGCGCTGGTCACCCATCCCCGTATTGCACAAGCCGCCCGCTCAGCGGGCTTTCTGGATGTTCAAGAATCCCGCCCATCTTTGGATGATGTGGTGCGGGCTCTAAAATCCCACTGGAGCTCCCCATGAACAATTCCACCCCAGACACCTCTTCTTCCGCGCCTGCCGTACCCGATTCGACCCCCGTCGCTTCGCCGTCTCCAGCGCCGGTCTTGCATCCGCCAGCCACAAACCCACCTGCACCTAGATCGGGTGGCGTGTGGCTGGGCATATTGGCCTTGTTGCTGGCTGTAGGCGCCCTGGTCGCCGCAGGAATGTTGTGGCAGCGGTTGGGGTTTACTCAAGAAGAACTGGCCCGCCGAAGCCAGGAAAGCACCACGCAGGTCGGGGAAGCGCGTGCGCTGGCCGGTCAGGCTGAAGCGCTGACGCACGAGCTGAAAGCCAGGCTGTCGGTGGCGGAGGTCAAACTCTCTGAAGTGAGTTTGCAACGCAGTCAGCTCGAAGAGTTGATGCTCAGCCTCTCGCGCTCGCGCGACGACAATCTGGTGCAAGACATCGAGTCGGCCCTGCGTCTGGCCTTGCAGCAAACCCAGTTGACTGGCAGTGCCCAGCCTTTGCTGTCTGCTTTGCAGGCGGCGGATCAACGCATAGGCCGAGCAGCACAGCCACGCCTCAATCCCGTGCAACGGGCCATCGCCCGGGACATCGAGCGCATCCAGAGTGCGTCGTTGACCGATGTGCCTTCCTTGGTTCGCCGCCTTGATGAGCTTTCGCGCCAGGCCGATGTTTGGCCCATGCTGAATCAGCCAGCCTCGTTGGCGGTGACCAAAGCCAGCCAAGTTGCTGCCACGACTTCCGATGTGGTGGCCGCCTCCGACGCTGCCACCGA encodes:
- a CDS encoding uroporphyrinogen-III synthase, translated to MSVVSEMTLPRLQRLMVTRPDADALLWTRSLMDRGWPALALPLIAIGPPRSPEVQRALSRARAQWLTWNALMFVSGAAVKHFFSTEVSAPAPGQLVETRFWAPGPGTARSLAQALASHGVEPARMDSPSADAPQFDSEALWPVVRGQLRPGSRVLVVRGSSDPLEGTAPRLQDTPAQAGQGRDWLMGQCEAAGATVDACVAYERCSPTWSPAELALAAAAAEPGSLWLFSSSEALQHLQQALPNADWSSSSALVTHPRIAQAARSAGFLDVQESRPSLDDVVRALKSHWSSP
- a CDS encoding uroporphyrinogen-III C-methyltransferase, whose amino-acid sequence is MNNSTPDTSSSAPAVPDSTPVASPSPAPVLHPPATNPPAPRSGGVWLGILALLLAVGALVAAGMLWQRLGFTQEELARRSQESTTQVGEARALAGQAEALTHELKARLSVAEVKLSEVSLQRSQLEELMLSLSRSRDDNLVQDIESALRLALQQTQLTGSAQPLLSALQAADQRIGRAAQPRLNPVQRAIARDIERIQSASLTDVPSLVRRLDELSRQADVWPMLNQPASLAVTKASQVAATTSDVVAASDAATEVSANESSPQPEQKSTAVASAPGWARITQTWRSFWRRVWVAVTHNGRELVRVSRIDKPEAALLAPEQAFFLRENIKLRLLNARLGLLARQTEAAQADLASTSKTLEHYFEVDNSSVTAALVTLAELSTELSASELPGPDESLAALATAAGGR